A window of Cydia pomonella isolate Wapato2018A chromosome 22, ilCydPomo1, whole genome shotgun sequence contains these coding sequences:
- the LOC133529990 gene encoding uncharacterized protein LOC133529990, with protein MFVWSVLVLCAVGAPHTSLDVVGASEPIPFSEGRGQLFSSSADLIASYRNEKPTSPELSAVIPSSRSNLPSKREAPLDSTIIKSGTPPHPELNRSMHLRVELLLPDFTRSFEVEYHAESSTARTTVENTSTIYRGPAGQGQIQFLKIEIDASSGAPVRRCTKSPKLPASPADNSIPGLPNLEPFHFVGYKTEEGRQVEHWQNVLIGKPGDYGAARGESLNYTHDFFVYREGGDAVPLRYKVTTDSSVLGAASDTYTHRYTLLPTPTAPLIPDVATLCDDVQEYQDGRRRRRATFINAKKERVGNGNTGTMI; from the exons ATGTTTGTGTGGTCTGTTTTGGTGCTATGCGCTGTTG GAGCGCCGCACACATCATTAGATGTCGTCGGGG CATCTGAGCCAATTCCTTTCTCCGAGGGGCGCGGTCAGCTGTTTT CGTCTTCTGCCGATTTAATCGCAAGCTACCGTAACGAAAAACCAACGTCGCCAGAATTATCAGCTGTCATCCCATCCAGTCGTTCCAATCTACCGAGTAAGCGCGAAGCACCCCTGGATTCTACCATTATTAAAAGTGGGACACCACCGCATCCAGAACTCAACCGATCCATGCACCTGCGTGTGGAGCTGTTGTTGCCAGATTTCACTAGGAGCTTTGAAGTTGA ATACCATGCAGAGTCGAGCACAGCGCGCACTACAGTAGAGAACACGTCCACCATCTACCGGGGTCCAGCCGGGCAGGGCCAAATTCAATTCCTTAAG ATTGAAATAGACGCCTCCAGCGGAGCCCCCGTACGCCGCTGCACGAAGTCCCCCAAGCTCCCCGCAAGCCCCGCGGATAACTCAATCCCTGGTCTTCCTAACTTGGAGCCCTTCCATTTTGTCG GTTACAAAACAGAAGAAGGCCGGCAGGTTGAGCACTGGCAGAACGTGTTGATCGGCAAGCCGGGAGACTACGGCGCGGCGCGGGGAGAGTCCCTGAACTACACACACGACTTCTTTGTGTATAGGGAGGGAGGGGATGCGGTGCCGCTCAG GTACAAAGTGACAACCGACAGCTCGGTCCTAGGCGCCGCCAGCGACACCTACACACACCGCTACACACTACTGCCAACCCCCACCGCCCCCCTCATCCCCGACGTGGCCACACTCTGCGATGACGTGCAAGAGTATCAAGATGGCCGACGCCGGCGCAGAGCCACTTTTATCAACGCTAAGAAGGAGCGAGTTGGCAATGGCAACACAGGCACAATGATTTAA